The Geodermatophilaceae bacterium NBWT11 genome has a segment encoding these proteins:
- a CDS encoding WYL domain-containing protein, with translation MPSTEESARPATLAAWLRTRSDEQLGALLAVRPDVARPAPADVVGLATRLAVPVSVDRALDDLDASTLQVLDVVLLAATDGVARADIAAALPDVPAATVEAALATLTTRALLWGDDDLHAPEPVRRAVRHPAGLGRRGADLRVPPPADVAEVLAELDDDERAVLERLAGDRPVGHLPDDRGPATDSPARRLLRRGLLARVDAVNVELPREIGLALRGDRPFGPARVRPDVTEVQRDPAVVDRQSAGAAMEVIGRVGELLVALEEEPAGLLRSGGMSVRDHKRLAKLLGVGEPEAAFYVELAHAAGLLDVGGAQRDEWLPTRAYDTWRELDLPDRWSVLAAGWLDSTRLIALVGQRDLAGKAVNVLSPDVVRQTAPAIRRSALVALAEHPPGRGLAPDDLVSVLRWRTPRRADRLAPVPALLAEAGRLGIVVGGVLSRGGRGVLADGEDGASDGMRGLLPDPVDHVLAQPDLSLVAPGPLVAELAQTLGAVADVESSGGATVFRVSDASIRRALDGGWSAAELHDFFARASRTPVPQALDFLVDDVARQHGRLRVGAIESYVRSDDHGLLSQVLSDRRTAGAELRRLAPGVLVSGLAADEVLSVLRSCGYAPAGESAGGAVLTRPPAKPRAAGRRPGSTAGPTGPRPLAPGDVEATVREIRAGDAALAARRTDPARQVPGVTTAGTLELLSRAVREQLSVQLGYVDAQGTGSQRLVRPASLVGGFLQGWDEGRGESRTFAVHRITSVTLADGPE, from the coding sequence ATGCCCAGCACCGAGGAGTCAGCCCGACCGGCCACGCTCGCCGCCTGGCTGCGCACCCGCTCCGACGAGCAGCTGGGCGCGCTCCTCGCCGTCCGGCCCGACGTGGCCCGCCCGGCGCCGGCCGACGTGGTGGGCCTGGCCACCCGGCTCGCCGTCCCGGTGTCGGTCGACCGGGCGCTGGACGACCTGGACGCCTCGACCCTGCAGGTGCTCGACGTCGTGCTGCTGGCCGCCACCGACGGGGTGGCCCGCGCCGACATCGCCGCTGCGCTCCCCGACGTCCCGGCCGCCACCGTCGAGGCGGCGCTGGCGACCCTCACCACCCGGGCCCTGCTCTGGGGCGACGACGACCTGCACGCCCCCGAGCCGGTGCGCCGCGCCGTCCGGCACCCCGCGGGCCTGGGACGACGGGGAGCCGACCTGCGGGTCCCGCCCCCCGCCGACGTCGCCGAGGTGCTCGCCGAGCTCGACGACGACGAGCGGGCGGTGCTCGAGCGCCTTGCCGGGGACCGTCCCGTGGGCCACCTGCCCGACGACCGCGGACCGGCCACCGACTCCCCCGCCCGCCGGCTGCTGCGCCGCGGCCTGCTCGCCCGGGTGGACGCGGTCAACGTCGAGCTGCCCCGGGAGATCGGCCTCGCACTGCGCGGGGACCGGCCCTTCGGCCCGGCCCGGGTGCGCCCGGACGTCACCGAGGTCCAGCGCGACCCCGCCGTGGTCGACCGGCAGTCCGCCGGTGCCGCGATGGAGGTCATCGGCCGGGTCGGCGAGCTGCTGGTCGCCCTGGAGGAGGAGCCGGCCGGGCTGCTGCGCAGCGGCGGGATGAGCGTGCGCGACCACAAGCGGCTGGCCAAGCTGCTGGGCGTGGGCGAGCCCGAGGCCGCCTTCTACGTGGAGCTCGCGCACGCCGCCGGGCTGCTGGACGTCGGCGGCGCCCAGCGCGACGAGTGGCTGCCCACCCGGGCCTACGACACCTGGCGCGAGCTCGACCTGCCCGACCGCTGGTCGGTGCTCGCCGCGGGCTGGCTGGACTCCACCCGGCTCATCGCCCTGGTCGGGCAGCGGGACCTCGCCGGCAAGGCGGTGAACGTGCTGTCCCCCGACGTCGTCCGGCAGACCGCCCCGGCGATCCGCCGCTCGGCGCTCGTCGCCCTCGCCGAGCACCCACCCGGCCGGGGCCTGGCCCCCGACGACCTGGTGTCGGTGCTGCGCTGGCGCACCCCCCGGCGGGCCGACCGGCTCGCCCCGGTGCCCGCGCTGCTCGCCGAGGCCGGCCGGCTGGGCATCGTGGTCGGCGGGGTGCTGTCCCGCGGGGGACGGGGCGTGCTGGCCGACGGCGAGGACGGCGCCAGCGACGGCATGCGCGGCCTGCTGCCCGACCCGGTGGACCACGTGCTGGCCCAGCCCGACCTGTCCCTGGTCGCCCCCGGCCCCCTGGTCGCCGAGCTCGCCCAGACCCTCGGCGCGGTCGCCGACGTGGAGTCCTCCGGCGGGGCCACGGTCTTCCGGGTCAGCGACGCCAGCATCCGGCGCGCCCTGGACGGCGGGTGGTCCGCGGCCGAGCTGCACGACTTCTTCGCCCGCGCCTCCCGCACCCCGGTGCCGCAGGCGCTGGACTTCCTGGTCGACGACGTCGCCCGCCAGCACGGCCGGCTCAGGGTCGGGGCGATCGAGTCCTACGTGCGCAGCGACGACCACGGCCTGCTGTCCCAGGTGCTGTCCGACCGGCGCACCGCCGGAGCCGAGCTGCGCCGGCTGGCCCCGGGCGTGCTGGTCAGCGGGCTGGCGGCCGACGAGGTGCTCTCGGTGCTGCGGTCCTGCGGCTACGCCCCGGCCGGGGAGTCCGCCGGGGGCGCCGTCCTCACCCGGCCGCCCGCCAAGCCCCGGGCCGCTGGACGACGACCGGGCAGCACCGCCGGTCCGACCGGCCCGCGGCCGCTGGCACCGGGGGACGTCGAGGCCACCGTGCGGGAGATCCGGGCCGGCGACGCCGCACTGGCCGCCCGGCGCACCGACCCGGCGAGGCAGGTCCCGGGCGTGACGACGGCGGGCACGCTCGAGCTGCTGTCCCGGGCGGTCCGCGAGCAGCTGTCGGTGCAGCTGGGCTACGTCGACGCGCAGGGCACCGGCAGCCAGCGGCTGGTCCGCCCGGCGTCGCTGGTCGGGGGGTTCCTGCAGGGCTGGGACGAGGGCCGCGGGGAGAGCCGGACGTTCGCGGTGCACCGGATCACCTCGGTCACGCTCGCCGACGGGCCGGAATGA
- a CDS encoding dihydrofolate reductase, which produces MSPPSGRSLLDVSTTQAGLGAVVVNRSVSVDGFIAGPGDDMSWAIRFMHEDRFPEVEARTGAMLIGRRTHDVSSAMAPEDTEYDGGPVFVLTHRPPAEGHPGVTFLTGALADAVATARAAAGGKALEVLGADLASQCLQQGLVDEVLVYVLPVLLGDGVRFSTSALGRVDLEPVEVQTSGPVTMLRFRVRR; this is translated from the coding sequence ATGAGTCCGCCGAGCGGGCGGAGTCTGCTCGACGTGAGCACAACGCAGGCAGGTCTCGGCGCGGTCGTGGTCAACCGGTCGGTCTCGGTGGACGGGTTCATCGCCGGCCCCGGCGACGACATGAGCTGGGCGATCCGGTTCATGCACGAGGACCGGTTCCCGGAGGTGGAGGCACGGACCGGCGCGATGCTGATCGGGCGGCGCACCCACGACGTGAGCAGTGCGATGGCGCCCGAGGACACCGAGTACGACGGCGGCCCGGTCTTCGTGCTCACCCACCGCCCGCCCGCCGAGGGGCACCCCGGCGTCACCTTCCTGACCGGCGCGCTCGCGGACGCCGTCGCCACCGCTCGTGCCGCCGCCGGCGGGAAGGCCCTCGAGGTCCTGGGCGCCGACCTGGCCAGCCAGTGCCTGCAGCAGGGGCTGGTCGACGAGGTGCTCGTCTACGTGCTGCCGGTCCTGCTGGGAGACGGCGTCCGGTTCTCCACCTCGGCGCTGGGCCGGGTCGACCTGGAGCCCGTCGAGGTCCAGACGTCGGGCCCGGTGACGATGCTGCGCTTCCGGGTGCGCCGCTGA
- a CDS encoding MFS transporter has protein sequence MGAFSEAVAPARLGRSFRWLLASSWTSNLGDGIALAAGPLLVAALTRDAFLVSLAATVQWLPPMLFGLFAGAVTDRVDRRLLVVAVNGVRVVVLAVLTAALATAAVPIAAVLGALFLLGTAEVFADNATSTLLPTLVVRDDLAVGNARVQTGLITMNQLAGPPVGAALFTVGAAWAFGATAVLVALAAVLVSRISLPATGRDAGRPARLRADIEEGARWVRHHPAVRTLVITIFVFNLTFGAAWAVLVLYATQRLDLGEIGYGLVTTVIAAGGLLGTTAYGWITRRVSLSDLLRVGLVIETLTHLALALTRSPWVAMPVFFVFGVHAFVWGTTSITIRQRAVPRHLQGRVGSVNMVGTTGGLVIGSLLGGVLAQRYGVTAPFWFAFVGSAVFVVAIWRPLRHVAHADES, from the coding sequence GTGGGGGCGTTCAGCGAAGCCGTGGCGCCGGCGCGGCTGGGTCGCAGCTTCCGCTGGCTGCTGGCGTCGTCGTGGACGTCGAACCTCGGTGACGGGATCGCGCTGGCCGCCGGGCCGCTGCTGGTCGCCGCGCTGACCCGGGACGCCTTCCTGGTGTCGCTGGCCGCGACCGTGCAGTGGCTGCCGCCGATGCTCTTCGGGCTGTTCGCCGGGGCGGTGACCGACCGAGTCGACCGGCGGCTGCTGGTGGTCGCGGTGAACGGGGTGCGGGTCGTCGTCCTGGCCGTGTTGACCGCCGCGCTGGCGACCGCCGCGGTGCCGATCGCCGCCGTCCTCGGGGCGCTGTTCCTGCTGGGCACGGCCGAGGTGTTCGCCGACAACGCGACCTCGACCCTGCTGCCCACGCTGGTGGTCCGCGACGACCTCGCGGTCGGCAACGCCCGGGTGCAGACCGGCCTGATCACGATGAACCAGCTGGCCGGTCCACCGGTGGGCGCGGCGCTGTTCACCGTGGGCGCGGCCTGGGCGTTCGGCGCGACCGCGGTGCTGGTGGCGCTGGCCGCGGTGCTGGTCTCGCGCATCTCGCTGCCCGCCACGGGCCGGGATGCCGGCCGCCCCGCCCGGCTGCGCGCCGACATCGAGGAGGGCGCCCGCTGGGTGCGGCACCACCCCGCCGTCCGGACGCTGGTGATCACGATCTTCGTCTTCAACCTGACCTTCGGCGCGGCCTGGGCGGTGCTGGTCCTCTACGCCACGCAACGCCTCGACCTCGGCGAGATCGGCTACGGCCTGGTGACCACCGTGATCGCCGCCGGCGGCCTGCTGGGGACGACGGCCTACGGCTGGATCACCCGGCGGGTGAGCCTCAGCGACCTGCTGCGCGTCGGGCTGGTCATCGAGACCCTGACCCACCTGGCACTCGCGCTGACCCGCAGCCCGTGGGTGGCGATGCCGGTGTTCTTCGTCTTCGGGGTGCACGCCTTCGTCTGGGGGACGACCTCGATCACCATCCGGCAGCGCGCCGTGCCGCGACACCTGCAGGGCCGGGTGGGCAGCGTCAACATGGTGGGCACGACCGGTGGGCTGGTCATCGGCTCGCTGCTGGGCGGGGTGCTCGCCCAGCGCTACGGGGTGACCGCGCCGTTCTGGTTCGCGTTCGTGGGGTCGGCGGTGTTCGTCGTCGCCATCTGGCGGCCGCTGCGGCACGTGGCGCACGCCGACGAGAGCTGA
- a CDS encoding DoxX family protein: MFIATVAVSVLLSLALLASAVGKLTKNPGATAAVTGVGVPAERIPVLAALEIAGAAGLLVGLAWAPLGIAAAVGVVLYFLGAVVAHLRVKDGGYGPAAGLLVFAIVALVLRSLTA; the protein is encoded by the coding sequence GTGTTCATCGCCACCGTCGCCGTCAGCGTCCTGCTGTCCCTCGCCCTGCTCGCCTCCGCCGTCGGCAAGCTGACCAAGAACCCCGGCGCCACGGCGGCGGTCACCGGCGTCGGGGTGCCGGCCGAGCGGATCCCGGTGCTCGCCGCCCTGGAGATCGCCGGTGCGGCCGGCCTGCTCGTCGGTCTGGCCTGGGCTCCGCTGGGCATCGCAGCCGCGGTCGGCGTCGTCCTCTACTTCCTGGGTGCGGTCGTCGCCCACCTCCGGGTGAAGGACGGCGGGTACGGCCCGGCCGCCGGGCTGCTCGTGTTCGCGATCGTCGCGCTGGTGCTGCGCAGCCTCACCGCCTGA
- a CDS encoding AMP-binding protein produces the protein MTAPALPSYSSGTSTVPLLGDTIGANLDRTAARVGDHEALVECATGRRWSYTQLVDDVDACALGLDALGVQKGDRVGIWAPNCAEWVFVQYGTAKLGVVLVNINPAYRTHELSYVLEQAGISVLVAAPEFKTSDYRAMVADVRGDCPDLREVVFLGDPEWEQLMATGRAADRSLLARREAELSPDDAINIQYTSGTTGFPKGATLTHHNLLNNGFFVGEGCSYTEADRVCIPVPYYHCFGMGMGNLGCTSHGSTMVIPAPGFDPALTLQAVQDEGCTSLYGVPTMFIAELALPDFASYDLSSLRTGIMAGSPCPVEVMKRVVAEMHMEQVTIAYGMTETSPVSTQTGADDDLDRRTATVGRTHPHLESKVVDPETGLTVPRGTTGELCTRGYSVMLGYWDEPAKTAEVLDAARWMHTGDLAVMDEAGYVNIVGRIKDMVIRGGENVYPREIEEFLYAHPDITDVQVIGVPDQKYGEELMAWVQLRPGAEPMTAEALKAYCTGKLAHYKVPRYVKVVEAFPMTVTGKVRKVEMRQVSSEELGLTEVATA, from the coding sequence ATGACCGCCCCCGCGCTGCCGTCCTACAGCAGCGGCACCTCCACGGTGCCCCTGCTCGGCGACACCATCGGGGCCAACCTCGACCGGACGGCGGCGCGGGTCGGCGACCACGAGGCACTCGTCGAGTGCGCGACCGGTCGCCGCTGGAGCTACACGCAGCTCGTCGACGACGTCGACGCCTGCGCGCTCGGCCTGGACGCCCTCGGCGTGCAGAAGGGCGACCGGGTCGGCATCTGGGCGCCCAACTGCGCCGAGTGGGTCTTCGTCCAGTACGGCACCGCCAAGCTCGGCGTCGTCCTGGTCAACATCAACCCGGCCTACCGCACCCACGAGCTGTCCTACGTGCTGGAGCAGGCCGGCATCTCGGTGCTGGTCGCGGCGCCGGAGTTCAAGACCAGCGACTACCGGGCGATGGTCGCCGACGTGCGCGGTGACTGCCCGGACCTGCGCGAGGTCGTCTTCCTCGGCGACCCGGAGTGGGAGCAGCTGATGGCCACCGGCCGGGCCGCCGACCGGTCGCTGCTGGCCCGCCGCGAGGCCGAGCTGTCCCCGGACGACGCGATCAACATCCAGTACACCTCGGGGACGACCGGCTTCCCGAAGGGCGCCACCCTCACCCACCACAACCTGCTCAACAACGGGTTCTTCGTGGGGGAGGGCTGCAGCTACACCGAGGCCGACCGGGTGTGCATCCCGGTGCCCTACTACCACTGCTTCGGCATGGGGATGGGCAACCTGGGCTGCACCTCGCACGGCTCCACGATGGTCATCCCGGCGCCCGGGTTCGACCCCGCGCTGACCCTGCAGGCCGTCCAGGACGAGGGGTGCACCTCGCTGTACGGCGTCCCCACGATGTTCATCGCCGAGCTCGCGCTGCCGGACTTCGCCTCCTACGACCTGTCCAGCCTGCGCACCGGGATCATGGCCGGCTCGCCGTGCCCGGTCGAGGTGATGAAGCGCGTGGTCGCCGAGATGCACATGGAGCAGGTGACCATCGCCTACGGGATGACCGAGACGTCCCCGGTGTCCACCCAGACCGGCGCGGACGACGATCTCGACCGCCGCACCGCCACGGTCGGGCGCACCCACCCGCACCTGGAGAGCAAGGTCGTCGACCCCGAGACCGGTCTGACCGTGCCCCGCGGGACCACCGGTGAGCTCTGCACCCGCGGCTACTCGGTGATGCTGGGCTACTGGGACGAGCCGGCCAAGACCGCCGAGGTGCTCGACGCCGCCCGCTGGATGCACACCGGCGACCTCGCGGTGATGGACGAGGCCGGCTACGTCAACATCGTCGGCCGGATCAAGGACATGGTGATCCGCGGCGGGGAGAACGTGTACCCGCGCGAGATCGAGGAGTTCCTCTACGCCCACCCCGACATCACCGACGTGCAGGTCATCGGCGTCCCGGACCAGAAGTACGGCGAGGAGCTGATGGCCTGGGTGCAGCTGCGCCCGGGCGCCGAGCCGATGACCGCCGAGGCGCTGAAGGCCTACTGCACCGGCAAGCTCGCGCACTACAAGGTGCCCCGCTACGTCAAGGTCGTCGAGGCGTTCCCCATGACGGTGACCGGCAAGGTCCGCAAGGTCGAGATGCGCCAGGTCTCCAGCGAGGAGCTCGGCCTCACCGAGGTCGCGACCGCCTAG
- a CDS encoding DUF202 domain-containing protein: MGDRRAGGPRRPGARAGRRGGGPLTDVRRAGETQPARTALAWQRTGLAVLVVAALLVRTAVVRDQPLLALPAGLVALVGLTLLGVLAPRRARGVRQAAETAGPGADRTSVRWATGLVVLTAVAALAVDLAGPTGDVTGR; this comes from the coding sequence CTGGGTGACCGGCGCGCTGGCGGCCCTCGTCGTCCTGGTGCTCGTGCTGGTCGTCGTGGAGGCGGTCCGCTGACCGACGTGCGCCGCGCCGGGGAGACCCAGCCGGCCCGCACCGCGCTGGCCTGGCAACGGACCGGGCTGGCGGTGCTGGTGGTGGCCGCGCTGCTGGTGCGGACGGCGGTGGTGCGCGACCAGCCGCTGCTGGCCCTGCCCGCCGGGCTCGTCGCCCTGGTTGGGCTCACCCTGCTCGGGGTGCTCGCCCCCCGGCGGGCCCGCGGCGTGCGGCAGGCCGCGGAGACCGCGGGGCCCGGTGCCGACCGGACCTCGGTGCGGTGGGCGACCGGTCTCGTCGTCCTCACCGCCGTCGCCGCGCTGGCCGTCGACCTGGCCGGGCCGACCGGGGACGTTACCGGCCGGTAG
- a CDS encoding DUF202 domain-containing protein yields the protein MPAPHPDYRFSLANERTLLAWLRTALALVAGGVAVAQFVPELGVPGGSLAVSVGLMAGGLLTALLGYRRWSRAEAAIAADEPLPVSAIAGWVTGALAALVVLVLVLVVVEAVR from the coding sequence GTGCCCGCGCCCCACCCGGACTACCGGTTCAGCCTGGCCAACGAGCGCACCCTGCTGGCCTGGCTGCGGACCGCTCTGGCGCTGGTCGCCGGCGGGGTCGCGGTGGCCCAGTTCGTGCCCGAGCTCGGTGTCCCGGGGGGCAGCCTGGCGGTGTCGGTGGGGCTCATGGCCGGCGGCCTGCTGACCGCGCTGCTGGGGTACCGCCGGTGGTCGCGGGCCGAGGCGGCGATCGCCGCGGACGAGCCGCTGCCGGTGAGCGCGATCGCCGGCTGGGTGACCGGCGCGCTGGCGGCCCTCGTCGTCCTGGTGCTCGTGCTGGTCGTCGTGGAGGCGGTCCGCTGA
- a CDS encoding cold-shock protein yields the protein MPSGKVKWFNPEKGFGFLSQEGGGPDVFVHRDSLPEGTTELKPGQRVEYGIVQGRRGDQALQVQVLDPLPSAVAATRKKPDDLVPIIEDLIRLLDTVGNGLRHGRHPDKASAGKIASVLRAVASDLEG from the coding sequence GTGCCCAGCGGCAAGGTGAAGTGGTTCAACCCGGAGAAGGGGTTCGGGTTCCTGTCCCAGGAGGGCGGGGGTCCCGACGTGTTCGTGCACCGGGACTCGCTGCCCGAGGGCACCACCGAGCTCAAGCCGGGCCAGCGGGTCGAGTACGGCATCGTCCAGGGCCGCCGCGGCGACCAGGCGCTGCAGGTGCAGGTGCTCGACCCGCTGCCCTCGGCGGTGGCGGCCACCCGGAAGAAGCCCGACGACCTGGTCCCGATCATCGAGGACCTCATCCGGCTGCTGGACACCGTGGGCAACGGCCTGCGGCACGGCCGGCACCCGGACAAGGCCTCGGCCGGCAAGATCGCCTCGGTGCTCCGCGCCGTGGCCTCGGACCTCGAGGGCTGA
- a CDS encoding DUF2771 family protein: protein MRARALLLATVTGAAVVLTGCGDDTPDTAPTARVQAGNQTVEVQPTQYCLGGEGQRYQVTPPIVEVEADSTITLRVDPAVAERGWSVQVFDDQLEETIGTVDVEADTTTFTGINSSDVVPAAFYLVLVEDSVDDQCDGLSGAWPIGFVRAGGDLTAPAG, encoded by the coding sequence ATGAGGGCACGCGCGCTGCTGCTGGCGACGGTGACCGGTGCGGCGGTCGTGCTGACCGGCTGTGGCGACGACACCCCCGACACCGCACCCACCGCCCGGGTGCAGGCCGGCAACCAGACCGTCGAGGTCCAGCCGACCCAGTACTGCCTGGGCGGGGAGGGCCAGCGCTACCAGGTCACCCCGCCCATCGTGGAGGTGGAGGCCGACAGCACCATCACCCTGCGCGTGGACCCCGCCGTCGCAGAACGGGGCTGGAGCGTGCAGGTCTTCGACGACCAGCTGGAGGAGACGATCGGCACCGTCGACGTCGAGGCCGACACCACGACGTTCACCGGCATCAACAGCTCCGACGTCGTCCCGGCGGCGTTCTACCTGGTGCTCGTCGAGGACTCCGTGGACGACCAGTGCGACGGGTTGTCCGGCGCCTGGCCGATCGGCTTCGTGCGGGCCGGCGGGGACCTCACGGCCCCCGCCGGCTGA
- a CDS encoding MFS transporter has translation MVPHQGPGGGGEVTGSVVRVGHHGPVPSASTPPRRRRWALRRAPGSPAVRHDTAPVEVPRSQTRPMPVAPSARPGDDSPTVTTPVVAPQTWRPPTDPVEATQPTTVLGARPQKVTVTRVAARRTRQLTGAAVRRVNAASRADGAGDSGLAGLLWVNALHMAGDAMIAVSLAGTLFFAASTDAQRGNVALYLLVTMAPFAVVAPVIGPMLDRLQRGRRWALAGSLVGRAVLAVVMAANYDGIWLYPAALGVLVLSKGLNVLRAAVVPRVLPEQMSLTSANARLSVFGLLTAGVLGGIGAGIARYAGFDWLLYATATVFVIAGLLAVALPHRVDVALPGLPADVLTSGDDATGERRRRALGSYVVTALRATAALRGLAGFLTIFSAFLVQATVDDAWDATLALGGIAAAAGIGSFIGTAIGSRLQATSPDRLVLVAASVAAVVTVGAAVFYSLPMAGLVALVAAIANGLGKVALDAIVQREVPESLRASAFARSETLLQLAWVFGGALGIALPTIGWLGFTVAASLLVLAVGLVLWGQLRGQRPPRPAPRVDRAPGGRGLLRRGRRGGGTGRVDGPATPDQEWTR, from the coding sequence ATGGTGCCCCACCAGGGGCCGGGCGGGGGCGGCGAGGTGACCGGGAGCGTCGTCCGGGTGGGGCACCATGGACCGGTGCCGTCCGCCTCCACTCCCCCGCGACGACGGCGGTGGGCCCTGCGGCGCGCCCCGGGGTCCCCGGCGGTCCGGCACGACACCGCCCCGGTCGAGGTGCCCCGCTCCCAGACCCGGCCGATGCCGGTGGCGCCGTCCGCCCGCCCGGGTGACGACTCCCCCACGGTGACCACCCCCGTCGTCGCGCCGCAGACCTGGCGGCCGCCGACGGACCCCGTCGAGGCCACCCAGCCGACCACGGTGCTCGGCGCCCGGCCTCAGAAGGTGACCGTCACCCGGGTCGCCGCCCGCCGCACCAGGCAGCTCACCGGGGCCGCGGTGCGTCGGGTGAACGCCGCCAGCCGGGCCGACGGCGCCGGGGACAGCGGGCTGGCCGGGCTGCTGTGGGTCAACGCCCTGCACATGGCCGGGGACGCGATGATCGCCGTCTCGCTGGCCGGCACGCTGTTCTTCGCGGCCTCCACCGACGCCCAGCGCGGCAACGTGGCGCTCTACCTGCTGGTGACGATGGCGCCGTTCGCGGTGGTCGCACCGGTGATCGGGCCGATGCTGGACCGGTTGCAGCGCGGCCGCCGGTGGGCGCTGGCCGGGAGCCTGGTCGGTCGCGCCGTGCTGGCGGTGGTGATGGCCGCCAACTACGACGGGATCTGGCTCTACCCGGCCGCCCTCGGGGTGCTGGTGCTCTCCAAGGGCCTCAACGTGCTGCGCGCCGCCGTCGTCCCCCGCGTGCTGCCCGAGCAGATGTCGCTGACCTCGGCCAACGCCCGGCTCTCGGTGTTCGGGCTGCTGACCGCCGGGGTGCTCGGCGGCATCGGGGCCGGGATCGCCCGGTACGCCGGGTTCGACTGGCTGCTCTACGCCACCGCCACGGTCTTCGTGATCGCCGGGCTGCTGGCCGTGGCGCTGCCGCACCGGGTCGACGTCGCCCTGCCCGGGCTCCCCGCCGACGTGCTCACCAGCGGGGACGACGCCACCGGCGAGCGCCGCCGCCGGGCGCTGGGCTCCTACGTGGTCACCGCGCTGCGGGCCACCGCGGCGCTGCGCGGGCTGGCCGGGTTCCTCACCATCTTCTCCGCGTTCCTGGTGCAGGCCACCGTCGACGACGCCTGGGACGCCACGCTGGCCCTGGGCGGCATCGCCGCGGCCGCCGGGATCGGCAGCTTCATCGGCACGGCGATCGGCTCCCGGCTGCAGGCCACCAGCCCCGACCGGCTGGTGCTGGTCGCCGCCTCGGTCGCGGCGGTGGTGACGGTGGGCGCGGCGGTGTTCTACAGCCTGCCGATGGCCGGGCTGGTCGCGCTGGTGGCCGCGATCGCCAACGGGCTGGGCAAGGTCGCCCTCGACGCGATCGTCCAGCGCGAGGTGCCGGAGTCGCTGCGGGCCTCGGCGTTCGCCCGGTCGGAGACGCTGCTGCAGCTGGCCTGGGTGTTCGGCGGTGCGCTGGGCATCGCGCTGCCCACGATCGGCTGGCTGGGCTTCACCGTCGCGGCCTCCCTGCTGGTGCTCGCGGTGGGCCTGGTTCTCTGGGGGCAGCTGCGCGGGCAGCGCCCGCCCCGCCCGGCACCCCGGGTCGACCGGGCGCCCGGCGGTCGCGGCCTGCTCCGACGCGGACGTCGGGGCGGCGGCACCGGACGGGTCGACGGGCCCGCGACCCCAGACCAGGAGTGGACACGATGA
- a CDS encoding DUF3027 domain-containing protein, with the protein MGCVSEPVPTPVPASSSLDVLTAAVEEARAAAVEVAGAEVEVGDHVGTSREAEGDPDALGEVLTHTFEAALPGYVGWHWAVTVAHVPGDAEVTVDEVVLLPGDSALLAPAWVPWHERLRPGDLSVGDVLPSTEDDPRLVPAYLAEDDAASDPAAMAVAEELGIGRERVLSVEGRLLALTRWTEGEFGSSSSMARHAPGPCGSCGFLMPLAGSLRGALGVCANAYAPADGRVVPVGYGCGAHSQATLEVQDGPPAEIVTSSHYDTNQYDQL; encoded by the coding sequence ATGGGGTGCGTGTCCGAGCCCGTGCCCACCCCTGTGCCCGCCTCCTCCTCCCTCGACGTGCTGACCGCTGCCGTCGAGGAGGCCCGGGCCGCTGCGGTCGAGGTGGCCGGCGCCGAGGTCGAGGTCGGGGACCACGTGGGCACCTCCCGCGAGGCCGAGGGCGACCCGGACGCGCTGGGCGAGGTGCTCACGCACACCTTCGAGGCAGCCCTGCCCGGCTACGTCGGCTGGCACTGGGCGGTCACGGTCGCCCACGTCCCCGGTGACGCCGAGGTGACCGTCGACGAGGTCGTGCTGCTGCCCGGCGACTCGGCCCTGCTGGCCCCGGCCTGGGTGCCCTGGCACGAGCGGCTGCGCCCCGGTGACCTGTCCGTCGGCGACGTGCTGCCCTCCACCGAGGACGACCCGCGGCTGGTACCGGCCTACCTGGCCGAGGACGACGCCGCGTCCGACCCCGCCGCGATGGCGGTGGCCGAGGAGCTCGGCATCGGCCGCGAGCGGGTGCTGTCGGTCGAGGGTCGGCTCCTGGCGCTGACCCGCTGGACCGAGGGCGAGTTCGGCTCCTCGTCGTCCATGGCCCGGCACGCCCCCGGCCCCTGCGGCAGCTGCGGGTTCCTGATGCCGCTGGCCGGGTCGCTGCGCGGGGCCCTCGGGGTCTGCGCGAACGCCTACGCCCCGGCCGACGGCCGCGTCGTCCCGGTCGGCTACGGCTGCGGCGCGCACAGCCAGGCCACCCTGGAGGTCCAGGACGGCCCCCCGGCCGAGATCGTCACGTCCTCGCACTACGACACCAACCAGTACGACCAGCTCTGA
- a CDS encoding DUF2530 domain-containing protein — protein MPRPTRPSPPPLRVDTARVVLVGIALWVVALVVVLLLGDRVDRVWTWTCLCAIALAVGGLGIMRWQGQR, from the coding sequence GTGCCCCGCCCGACCCGTCCCTCACCGCCCCCGCTGCGGGTGGACACCGCCCGCGTGGTGCTCGTGGGCATCGCCCTGTGGGTCGTGGCGCTCGTGGTGGTGCTGCTGCTCGGCGACCGGGTCGACCGGGTGTGGACCTGGACCTGCCTGTGCGCGATCGCACTGGCCGTCGGCGGCCTCGGGATCATGCGCTGGCAGGGCCAGCGCTAG